The Tripterygium wilfordii isolate XIE 37 chromosome 1, ASM1340144v1, whole genome shotgun sequence sequence atattataatactttaattcaacaattTTTTCATTAACCTCAGTTTTTAGTTCGCTAAACACCTCATATTATACAATTTTAATCTCAACtctttttttcacaacttttattctaacattgaaaatcaatcttttacTCATCAAAAAGGGACAtatatagttttcttttttttttttaagaaaagggaCATATATAGTTTTATACTCAACATTTGACAACGCATACGAAAAAGCTATTTGTCCCAGCAATTCGGATACCAGTGATCCTAGTTGCTGGGACGAGTAGCAATGCTGCAACGCATATGTCTCATTTAGTTTATTTGGGCTTTGGGCCGTCGTAGTATTGTTTGCCAAAACAAGCCCTCTAGGGTGTGGACTAGAGACTCAAGTATTTGTCTACATTTTACATTGCAAGCACATGGACTGGAAGCATAAAGTCCATTGGCTTGTTTCGGCCCATTTTATGCTTTGGGCTAATGCAGGTTTCAAACGACGTCGTATCGATTTTGTCCACTCATTGAAAACCAAGCATCCTTGGTTCATTCTCAGGGAAGATCGGAAGAACGGAATAATGGTACACAGTGCCTACGATTCATTTGAGCTCCTCTGCGACTGCCCCACAAAAATCGATGCTATCGAATCGTATGGTTCCAGGCTTCTTCTCGGCTGCTCCGATGGATCCCTCCGTATTTATAGCTCGGAAGCCTCCGGCTCTGACCGATCTCCAACGCCCGATTACCACGACAAAGACCTCGAGCTTCGGAAGGAACCGTATGCACTGGAGAGGAACATTCCGGGATTCTCCAAGAAGCCTCTGGTGTCAATGGAGGTAGTGGAGTCGAGGGAGCTGCTTCTGTCGCTCTCCGAATCAATCGCGTTCCACAGACTCCCCAATTTGGAGACCATTGCTGTGATCACCAAGGCCAAAGGCGCCAATGTGTACTCATGGGATGATCGCAGAGGTTTCCTTTCCTTTGCGAGGCAAAAGCGGGTTTGTATCTTCAGGCATGACGGTAATTACATGAATTAATGCTGCTTTTGGTTGATCGTTGATGATGAAAGTTTTACTACTGGTTTTTTTCTTCGCTAAGCACGGCCAACTAGTTAGTCATATTCTGCTGTAATTGAAATACAGGCATGACGTACTTTTTAATGCCTTCTCCTGCAATGTATACTATATTAGCAGCTTTTCTAAGGAATAATCATATCAATATGGTAATTTTTGGTGAAATCAATGCACTTGTTATTGAGGTTTGGTTACTACTTCTAGCATGTATCGTGGCCAACAAATAACAGGAGTAAAAGAATAAAGCATATTGTACCAGTAAGGCAAATCAAGCTATTGGGATTAAAATTTCAATTGTGATTACTTAGCTTTTGTATTCGAAAATGGTCAATGTTGGTTATTAtcagtattattattattttcatgaGAAATCAttgttatgtgtttttttaGGAGGAAGAGGATTTGTGGAGGTCAAAGATTTTGGGGTCCCAGATTTAGTGAAGTCCATGTCCTGGTGTGGTGAGAATATATGTCTGGGGATTAGCAAAAAGTACATGATACTAAATGCTACCAATGGTGCATTGACTGAGGTATTTCCATCTGGGAGGCTGGCCCCGCCTTTAGTCATCTCTCTTCCCTCTGGAGAACTTCTGCTTGGGAAGGTAATTTTTATAGTGAAATTCCTTCTCTCTATAACCTAGGCAACATTAAATACATTTGTTCTTGATTACTTCATGTACATTTGTTTGTATTATGTGGTAACCATTTGCTTCCGATGATTAAAATTTGTGCCTTTGATTGCTAAATTTCCTTTTTCCTTCGCGATGAATGTGCTCATCTTGGAATTTGATCTGTAAACTTTAATTCTAAATGCAAACTTAGAACCTCTTTGACTATGGTCTCTGTTTCTTGCGTACGCATATTGATGATTTTTAACACGTGAGAGTAAGCTTCTTTCAGGAGAATATTGGTGTTTTTGTTGATCAAAATGGGAAACTTCTTCAAGCAGAGAGGATTTGTTGGTCAGAGGCTCCAACAACTGTTGTCATTCTGAAGCCTTATGCAATAGCTCTGATGCCAAGACGTGTTGAGGTAGCTCTGTCAGCTTCAAGCGAAAAAAAACTCAGCTTTATTTGTCTCATTTCTGTGCAAAAAAAGTTTTGTTATGCCAGTGCTGCCATTTGTAATTGCAGATTCGCTCTCTACGAGTTCCGTATCCATTGATACAGACTGTTGTTCTTCAAAATGTTCGCCATCTCACCCGAAGCAACAATGTGCTAATTGTTGCACTAGACAATTCAGTTTATGGGCTTTTTCCTGTTCCTCTTGGTGCACAGGTATTGCTAGTAATATTTACTAGATAAAAGCTTATCGTGTGAACAATCTTCTCAAGGAAGTTAGCACATGTTACTCTTTTCGAAAGTCACGACTTTTGTAAAAGATTAGACAACTCATGATATGGTATTACCCTTtttcacttaccaaaaaaaagtattaccctttttccttaatatttttattggaTTATGCCTTCAGatgttttgttcttttgtttgtgGCATGAACATAATGACTCGAACTGAAGGTGTTACACTTCAAagttttcatttcaaatttgtAATGTATCGCAGATTGTACAGCAAACAGCATCTGGAAATTTTGAGGAAGCCTTGGCATTGTGTAAGATGCTTCCACCAGAAGATGCTAGTCTTCGAGCTGCGAAGGAGGGCTCAATTCACATAAGGTGCATAGCTACCGATATTATTCTTCACCTTCACCAATTAGATTTTTCTGCGAGTCATGCCCTACACGCAGCATAGGTCAAGTTGAATTGACACTGTAGGTTTTCTTTCTTCCACCTAACCTAATATCAGAGCCATAGGTCAACAGAGGAGTTGGCTCTGAAATTGTGTCTGCCTAGTGATTGCAACTTTGCTGCTCATTCTTTTGCTAAGTGGGCAGGTTCTTAAGTTTTGTCAGGCCATTACCATATCAAGTCGACCACTTGATCATCGGTCTATGGACAAGGAGAATGGTTGTTGTCCTTCTATAGGTTTTTGGACCCTTGGAAACCTGTAAAATTATCTTGCTCAGCAACCCGCCCTCTCGAGCATGCACGCACACACACAGACAAGAAATGAGAAGTAATCTTATTAACTTGcataaataatgaaattataCTGTGGATTCATTATTTCTACATTACCCTTGTTGCTCTAAACCCATTCAACCTAAAAGCTTAATTGCTTGAACACAGATATCTAAATAATTGAATTTTTGTAGAAGCAGGTTTGAAAATTGGCCATTTACATGCCATCCCTGAGCATCGTGATCAGCCCTGGTTATAGGCTACTAGATTTTCAATCCAAAGCATAGACAACCTGTGAATCCTGGTATTATGCTTTGTTTCTCATAGTTCCTTGTAGAAAGAAGAAACATATCTTGCCTTGTGCAAGGTTACCTACTTGTAGTCACATGTGAGATTCATTAACTTGTTATGGAACCACTGTTCTTGTAGCTTAACTATTCATTGTAAGTGAATTTTCTGCACAATCTCGATTTGTATTCTTTATACACGCGTCTAAGATTATTTATGTTACGGTTGTTGCAGATATGCTCATCACCTTTTTGATAATGGATGCTATGAGGAAGCTATGGAACATTTTTTGGCATCTCAAGTGGATATGACATATGTGCTTTCTTTATATCCATCTATCATACTACCCAAAACAGCTATAATTCCTGAACCAGAGAAGGTCATGGACATATCTTGGGATGGTCCATATCTTTCAAGAGGTTCATCTGCTTTGTCAGATGATATGGAATTCTCACCTCCACGACAGCTATCAGAGTCTGATGAGAATGCAGCCCTTGAGTCCAAGAAAATGAGCCACAATTCACTTATGGCTCTCATAAAGTTCTTGCAGAAGAAGAGATACAGTATAATAGAAAAGGCGACTGTTGAGGGGACAGAAGAAGTTTTGGGTGCAGTTGGAGATAATTTTGCATCATATGACTCCTCTAGGTTCAAGAGATCAAACAAGGTGcgttaataaatttttttcttgcagGTGCTTAGATTATTTTGGTGGTAGGATTCTGTCATACTCAATATGAATTGGCTAGTGACTATAATACTACGTTTAACAGAATCTTTCTCAGCATGTTTTAAGTACATGCGGACTTAGATACCACATTTGTGATGCTTCCCCCCGTCAATGACCAATTTGCAAACATGTTAACAAAAATGAACTCTTATTTTAGCAAATAGATTACATGTTTGTTGAACAATATTGAGTTATTATAAGCTACCCTTTCATGTAAAGGAAAGCTAATTTGGACTATCTTATTTTAAATCAAAATGATACTTATTTTGTCAGTTATTTCTAGATTTTGATTGATATGTTTATTGTAATACGTGGTTACATGTATGACCCTTCACAGTCATTCTGTTGATGACGATGTGTCAACTGCAATATGGTTGATTATTTTCACTGTTCACTCAGGGGCGTGGTAGCACTCCCATAAATTCAGGCGCTAGAGAGATGGCAGCTATACTGGATACAGCATTACTGCAAGCTCTACTTCTCACTGGACAGTTCTTTGCAGCCTTAGAATTACTGAAAGGTGTAAACTACTGTGATGTAAGAATATGCGAGGAGATTCTTCAGAAAAACAATCACTACACTGCTTTGTTGGAACTTTATAAGTGGAATTCTATGCACCGTGAAGCCCTTAAACTTCTGCATGAATTAGTGGAAGACTCGAGGTCAGATCAATTGCAAGCTGGGGTCACCAAGAAGTTCAATGCAGAGTCAATTATTGAATATCTCAAGGCTAGTTTTCTCATTCTCTTGGATATTTTTATGCCCAGATGCAACAGCAAGTATTTTTATCCTTCTCATATGGAAAATTATACATAGTAAATCTCTCCAACCTCATCTGTTGCCCATTGGCACGTGTATCTCACTTTAACATATCCTCTAAAAGTTGTACAAGAATGTACATACAGTTCTTCCATGGGCTTTAGTTTCAAACTTTCCTGCTGTTGGCAATTATTGTGAGACAAATATGATTTCTTTTGACGATATCTTGCTCAAATCCTGAAGGAGAACTGTGATTTAGCCCACTTCAATGGACAAATAGAGTCAAGACACCTAAATGAgataatttatgtttttgattCATGTCAGAAAGTAGCctaatttgatattttcttcAGCCTCTCTGTGCAACAGATCCCATACTTGTCCTGGAGTTCTCAATGCTTGTTCTCGAAAGGTGTCCTACGCAAACTATTGAGCTCTTTCTATCTGGAAACATCCCATCGGACTTGGTGAACTCTTACTTGAAGCAGCATGCTCCGAGCATGCAGGGGAGGTATTTAGAGCTAATGCTTGCAATGAATGAAAATGGGATTTCAGGAAACCTACAAAATGAAATGGTGAGATTATGTGTTATTGAGATCATTGTTTGCCATGTAAATTTTAAGTCAAGTCAGAGTTGCTTCAGCATCCATATTATCGATCAGCATTGCTATTTGTCTTTTATTTGGCTCGCCGTAACAGGCTTGTGGTGTCAACACCTGCTAGTCAGCATTAAAAGTTTTTGATGCTGTTGGTGCTAGTAGTATGATTGATTTCGGAAAAATAAAAATCCTTATTGATTGCATTATATGGCAGGTACAAATTTTTCTCTCGGAGGTACTTGACTGGCATGCTGACTTAACTGCTGAACAGAAATGGGATGAAAAGGCTTATTCACCCACAAGGAAGAAACTAATATCTGCTTTAGAGAATATCTCAGGATACAATCCGGAAGCTTTGCTTAAACGTCTTCCAGTGGACGCTTTATATGAAGAGCGTGCAGTTCTGTTGAGGAAAATGAACCAACATGAACTTGCCTTATCTTTGTATGTTCATAAGGTATTTCCAGCAAAACAAATCTTTCACCCACTTGTAAGGGCAATAGGTAATGGGTATAATTCTAGTCACTGGTATCGTGATGGGCTTGAAGCCTTCTTTGACAAGTATTTTAGCGTACCAACTGATCATGTGATAGGTCTCAAATGAATGATCCGTAAtctttcagatttgttgttgcCTTTGAGTGTTTCTTTTTTTCAGATTTCTCTGTTTCTCTATTGGAACTCTTTTGATGGattcttttttaattatatgtATTTGCGCTTTGATATCAAATCTCTGCTTGTGTATGTGagtggatttttttattttcttttttatgaatGGTCTGACTTGGTCAAGTACATCTCATTCTTTGTAGCTTCATGTTCCTGAACTGGCATTGTCCTATTGTGACCGAGTATATGAATCTACACTTCATCAATCATCTGGAAAGCCTTCTGGCAACATATACCTCACTCTTCTGCAAATATATTTGAATCCTCGGAGAACAACCAAGAATTTTGAAAAGCGAATTACAAAGATAGTATCATCTCAGAACACAAACACTCTAAAGGTTGGTTCGGGAACTTCGGTTAAAGCCAAAGGAAGTCGTGGAGCCAAGAAAATTGCTGCAATAGAGGGTGCAGAAGATGTGAAGGTCAGCCTTAGTAGCACAGACAGCAGCAGGAGTGATGGTGATGCAGAAGAATTAAATGAGGAAGGAGGTTCTACAATAATGCTTGATCAGGTCCTTGATCTATTGGGCCAGAGATGGGATAGAATCAATGGAGCTCAGGCCCTCAAGCTCTTACCAAGAGAAACTAAACTACAGGTATTAATTAAGTGATGGAAGACTTGGTGACTTTAAAGTGCTCAACATTTTATTGTCCTGGTAGTAATTAATATCCAGGATCTGGGTTTTCATGTATTGAATTGTAATTCTGAGTTTCTTGACCATTCATTGCCTGTAACTTTTCATTACAATTAATCAGCCTTCATAGTCAATCATTACATATGTGAATTCCGTATGTTGAGGAGGAAGCTGTTGATCTGCCATGTTTTTTAATCAacattctccttttttttttttttgcatcggTTGGGTGCTTTTATCTGATGATGATTTTTTCCCTTCCCCACAGAACTTGCTGCCATTTCTTGGGCCGCTTCTAAAAAAATCGAGTGAAGCATACAGGAACTTTTCAGTGATCAAGAGTTTGAGGCAGAGTGAGAACCTGCAGGTATGCCTATGTAATGCATAGAAGTAAATTTTGAACTTTCGAGCTTGTGTTTTCACTTTCGAAGTATCTTTCCAGCAAGTATCTTCCATTCAATATTCCTGAACAAATTATTGATGCATAATAGGTGAAAGATGAACTCTACAACCAGAGGAAAACGGTAGTAAAGATCACTAGTGATACTACGTGTTCTCTCTGCAACAAAAAGATTGGCACAAGTGTTTTTGCAGTTTACCCCAATGGGAAGACGATTGTCCACTTCGTTTGCTTCAGAGATTCGCAGAGTATGAAAGCTGTGGCTAAAGGATCACCGTTAAGGAAGCGTTGATGTTGGGTATACGTTCGCTGGTAAAGAGATTATTTAAAACTGGACGTTTTGTTCATGAATTTCAGAATTTGAGCTGTAAAAGAATTTTCAAGTGGCCTCATTCATATCTCCCCATATTTTAAGGAGCCCTCATCAATGGTGGTATACTGGTGGTGGCTTCTTATCATCAGAAATTGAGTCGAAATTGGTTTGTAGataggttttttttcttttttcaagatAGATTGATGGTCGCGTGACGCTTGTGTTGTAATTTGTAAAAGTGTGGTGGTGTGCTCTTCGTGCCTGTTGTAACGAATGCCTAGTGGTGCATAACTTCGGTTTCTTTTAAAAGTACTGGAGAGTGGAGGCACCTGTATCCTAAATTCACGTCTCTCATGTAGAAATTTGTGAAAAATGGGGATGATTGCCTTTCAGGCAACTTGATTTTACTAATTTCTTTGGATTAAGCTCACTGGCAGGAGGCGAGGGGGAGTTATGCATACCAGGTTTATTATGTAGGGCGGAGTTAAATATGGCTGTGTTtcgtagggctgttattggtacggttaccgttaccaattacggaataccgttaccataccaattcttttggtaactcaaaaaatgttaccgttaccgttaccggaagagtcggtataccgatggtcggtataccgattgatcggtaatggtaagtcggtaattggtaaatttaccaattcttaaaacctatttaaaaaagagaagaaaaaaaagcattTATGCTTAAGagtcattgtatgagactaTAACACTTTGATCTTGtatacaataccaataataaaattgatagattaatgagaaggatcattgtgctacatgtgaatcagagaaaagacctatcaatcggagaaaaaaagaaaggagaattcacataacattattccaacaatctataatagaaaatctttcatttcattaatttctaatatttttagtatccgaagtgttttaaactccacagcaggaaagctagaagaaacaagataaataaaagataaaagaccataatggaaagagagaagaaaagcctgtaatcaataccaacaaagcattttgttatgtaacaaacactgctttaaagttaatgaaattgctacgagtgatatataaatgataacactaaaaataatcaatggtctagattaaattagattaatCTAATAGTCAtaattaagtaaaactaaaactaaaaataatattaatatatatttaatatatatgtcggtaatcgggaaatttaccggttttgaaatttgcttaccgttaccgttaccaaagtcatcggtaaatttaccgtaccgaacaattggtaacggtataccaatcttttgctattttcggtaaccaatacgtcggtaatggtataccaatggataatttaccataccaataacagccaCTGTTTCGTAGGGTAGAGTTTAATACGGTCGTGTTTTGGATGGATTACTcgttttaaatattaaaaaaaaaacactttaggCACTCAACGACAACGAGTTGGATTTACGAAAAAGCCAATATAAGCCCATAGCCCAATAATGTTGTGATAATTTGGGCTAAACATCCATTGTAGGACTTTAGCCGAATAATGCTGTGATGGGCTTTTCAGAGCAAAACAAACGATAGCCCAACGGCCCAATTAGCTCCATcataaatactaaatagacgGAGTCGGTAGTCACAGAAGCTGTACTCGTCTTTTGGAAGAGAGGAACGCCAGATAAGATGATTAAAGCAGTAATTGTGATCAACACAGAGGGGAAGCCTCGTCTTGCAAAATTTTACGAGTTTCAGGTCTTGTTCTTGCGTTTTCGTTTATGATTTTCTTTCCGTGTGTTCGATCAGGGAAAATTCATGTACGATCTGTATTTGTTTTTGAGTTCAGCCGGTCGAGAAGCAGCAGGAGCTTGTACGCAGTGTCTATGGaggttttctctctctctttctgtttCTCTCAATCAATTTTGTTTGATCTCTATAAATTTCCTTGAAACCTCTCGAAATCTAATAGCTGAACGCACATTTTTGGATCACACGAGAGTTTGGTTCCTGGATCCGTTGGTTTACGATTTTGTTTAATGATTTTAATGATCGGTATCGTTtttatttcctcttttttctgCTGAATCCAGTGTTAATTCAGTTTTATGCAGTAGAGCCGAGATCGTGAGCAATTTTGTGGAGACGGATTCGATATTTGGTCCGGTATGTTGCTTTATCTTCAAATTTTACTTCCTTAGCTTGGCATTAGATTTTTTTCTGGATGTTTTAATTAGGTGATTTGCTGCATTTCTATAAGATCTTTCTGTTGAACTGTGTGTTTGCTATGTTACCTCCCTTGCAGGATTCTCGTCTTGTGTACAAGCACTATGCAACTTTGtactttgtctttgtttttgataGCTCTGAAAATGAACTTGCGATGCTTGACTTGATTCAAGGTACATTCACAAGGAGCTGTTAAATATCAAGTAAAGTTGAATGAACAGACTAGTGTGGAAACACTTTATTACCATCTTGAAATCTTTTTTAATTCTCTTTGAGCTGGACTATTGTCTTTTGACATATTTTCTGTGAATAAGCTGTGCATCTAGCAAAAAAATTTCCACATATCATAAAATTTGTAGGTAAAAATGCAATTTTCTTAATGTAGTAGTGATGTTCATCAGCTGCAGTGCTGCACATTTGAAGCTTCCAAGGAAGCTTCCAAGTTCCTTGGAAGAAGTAACCTCAAGTATACAGCTAGACACT is a genomic window containing:
- the LOC119998538 gene encoding vacuolar sorting protein 39 encodes the protein MVHSAYDSFELLCDCPTKIDAIESYGSRLLLGCSDGSLRIYSSEASGSDRSPTPDYHDKDLELRKEPYALERNIPGFSKKPLVSMEVVESRELLLSLSESIAFHRLPNLETIAVITKAKGANVYSWDDRRGFLSFARQKRVCIFRHDGGRGFVEVKDFGVPDLVKSMSWCGENICLGISKKYMILNATNGALTEVFPSGRLAPPLVISLPSGELLLGKENIGVFVDQNGKLLQAERICWSEAPTTVVILKPYAIALMPRRVEIRSLRVPYPLIQTVVLQNVRHLTRSNNVLIVALDNSVYGLFPVPLGAQIVQQTASGNFEEALALCKMLPPEDASLRAAKEGSIHIRYAHHLFDNGCYEEAMEHFLASQVDMTYVLSLYPSIILPKTAIIPEPEKVMDISWDGPYLSRGSSALSDDMEFSPPRQLSESDENAALESKKMSHNSLMALIKFLQKKRYSIIEKATVEGTEEVLGAVGDNFASYDSSRFKRSNKGRGSTPINSGAREMAAILDTALLQALLLTGQFFAALELLKGVNYCDVRICEEILQKNNHYTALLELYKWNSMHREALKLLHELVEDSRSDQLQAGVTKKFNAESIIEYLKPLCATDPILVLEFSMLVLERCPTQTIELFLSGNIPSDLVNSYLKQHAPSMQGRYLELMLAMNENGISGNLQNEMVQIFLSEVLDWHADLTAEQKWDEKAYSPTRKKLISALENISGYNPEALLKRLPVDALYEERAVLLRKMNQHELALSLYVHKLHVPELALSYCDRVYESTLHQSSGKPSGNIYLTLLQIYLNPRRTTKNFEKRITKIVSSQNTNTLKVGSGTSVKAKGSRGAKKIAAIEGAEDVKVSLSSTDSSRSDGDAEELNEEGGSTIMLDQVLDLLGQRWDRINGAQALKLLPRETKLQNLLPFLGPLLKKSSEAYRNFSVIKSLRQSENLQVKDELYNQRKTVVKITSDTTCSLCNKKIGTSVFAVYPNGKTIVHFVCFRDSQSMKAVAKGSPLRKR
- the LOC119995961 gene encoding AP-3 complex subunit sigma isoform X2, with product MIKAVIVINTEGKPRLAKFYEFQPVEKQQELVRSVYGVLCSRAEIVSNFVETDSIFGPDSRLVYKHYATLYFVFVFDSSENELAMLDLIQETLDKCFKNVCELDIVFNYTKLHTVLDEIIFGGQVLETNSAEVMKAVEEITRLEAASNSITLVPKSVSGWRSR
- the LOC119995961 gene encoding AP-3 complex subunit sigma isoform X1, with product MIKAVIVINTEGKPRLAKFYEFQPVEKQQELVRSVYGVLCSRAEIVSNFVETDSIFGPDSRLVYKHYATLYFVFVFDSSENELAMLDLIQVFVETLDKCFKNVCELDIVFNYTKLHTVLDEIIFGGQVLETNSAEVMKAVEEITRLEAASNSITLVPKSVSGWRSR